One stretch of Caldinitratiruptor microaerophilus DNA includes these proteins:
- a CDS encoding ExeA family protein, with the protein MPFAREIPTDRLFPAPQHQELLARLQYAIRHRAFAVVTGEVGAGKSTAIRALYDQLDRTRHLFVYIADSRLTPSAFYRDVLTQLGVAPPSLFHGREVKRLFERTILDGYTTNGRQPVIVIDEAHLLSGAMLQEVRFLLNFHMDSISPLTFILAGQSELRGLLRLRTFEAIAQRVQVRFHLTGLGEAETLAYIQHHLHLAGADRPLFSEQALRKIVTESRGIPRVINTICTSCLLDACAHDQRLVEEAHVERVLLELQDTQAPRGGSPW; encoded by the coding sequence GTGCCCTTCGCCAGGGAGATTCCCACCGACCGGCTGTTCCCCGCTCCCCAGCACCAGGAACTGCTTGCTCGCCTCCAGTACGCCATCCGCCACCGCGCGTTCGCGGTCGTCACGGGTGAGGTCGGCGCCGGGAAGTCCACCGCCATCCGGGCCCTGTACGATCAGCTCGACCGGACCCGCCACCTGTTCGTGTACATCGCCGACTCCCGTCTCACCCCCAGCGCGTTCTACCGAGACGTGCTCACCCAGCTTGGGGTGGCCCCGCCTTCTCTGTTCCACGGGCGGGAGGTGAAACGGCTTTTCGAGCGCACCATCCTGGACGGTTACACCACCAACGGCCGTCAGCCAGTGATCGTCATCGACGAGGCCCACCTCCTCAGCGGCGCCATGCTCCAGGAGGTCCGCTTCCTCCTGAACTTCCACATGGACTCCATCTCGCCGCTGACGTTCATCCTCGCCGGCCAGAGCGAACTCCGGGGGCTGCTCCGGCTTCGCACCTTCGAGGCCATCGCCCAGCGGGTTCAGGTGCGCTTCCACCTCACCGGCCTCGGGGAGGCCGAGACTCTGGCCTACATCCAGCACCATCTCCACCTGGCCGGCGCCGACCGGCCCCTCTTCTCCGAGCAGGCCCTGCGCAAGATCGTCACGGAGTCCCGGGGCATCCCGCGGGTCATCAACACGATCTGCACGAGCTGCCTCCTGGACGCTTGCGCCCATGACCAGCGCCTAGTGGAGGAGGCCCACGTCGAGCGGGTGCTGCTGGAGCTGCAGGATACCCAGGCC
- a CDS encoding DDE-type integrase/transposase/recombinase: MDEQQREEIATFRWSLIAPVLTQNLSPSERQRLLREIAGHPHEIPSSDKTRVGLRTLQRWVQAYRQHGFEGLKPHTRADADQGRAVPPEVLEAAIALRRAVPDRSVQQIIALLELDGKVAPGRLKRTTLGRYLARAGCTRQELRSKAARSLLRRFEAQHRNDLWQGDVLHALSLPVPGQPGKRRQVYLMAFLDDHSRVVYGQMYFEEKLPRLEDCLKRTILRYGLPRQIYVDNGAIYSTRHLARICAKLGIRLSHSRPYRPQGRGKVEKFFQYVRRSFVPEAHALVEAGQLRTLDELNEFFWAWLEVAYLSRPHGSTHQTPRQRFEADTEPLRRIDPTALREVFLWEEQRVVDKTGCFSLHGNRYEVDAALSGHRVLLRYDPYDLSQIQVWHEGKRFPDAAPLQLRRTHHHAVPAPAQPPSSDGMNFLTLARKHHEAEKQRRLGQTSYARLVGHKDGEPSR, encoded by the coding sequence ATGGACGAGCAGCAGCGGGAAGAGATCGCCACCTTCCGCTGGAGCCTCATCGCCCCCGTACTGACCCAGAACCTGAGCCCGTCCGAGCGCCAGCGCCTGTTGCGGGAGATCGCCGGGCACCCGCACGAGATCCCTTCCAGTGACAAGACCCGAGTCGGGCTCAGGACGCTGCAGCGCTGGGTCCAGGCCTACCGGCAGCACGGGTTCGAGGGGCTCAAACCGCACACCCGGGCGGATGCGGACCAGGGACGGGCCGTTCCCCCGGAGGTCCTGGAAGCGGCGATCGCCTTGCGGCGGGCGGTGCCCGACCGCAGTGTGCAACAGATCATCGCCTTGCTCGAGCTGGACGGAAAGGTCGCACCCGGGCGTCTCAAACGCACCACCCTGGGCCGCTACCTGGCCCGGGCAGGCTGCACCCGCCAGGAGTTGCGCAGCAAAGCCGCCCGGAGTTTGCTCCGCCGGTTTGAGGCCCAACACCGCAACGACCTGTGGCAAGGAGACGTCCTGCACGCCCTGTCGCTGCCGGTGCCGGGACAACCCGGGAAGCGGCGCCAAGTCTACCTCATGGCTTTCCTCGACGACCATAGCCGAGTCGTTTACGGCCAGATGTATTTCGAGGAGAAGCTCCCCCGCCTGGAGGACTGCCTCAAACGCACCATCCTCCGCTACGGCCTGCCCCGCCAGATCTACGTGGACAACGGGGCGATCTACTCCACCCGCCACCTGGCCCGGATCTGCGCCAAGCTCGGGATCCGCCTCAGCCACTCCCGCCCCTACCGACCCCAGGGGCGGGGAAAGGTTGAAAAGTTTTTCCAGTACGTCCGCCGCAGCTTTGTACCCGAAGCGCACGCGCTGGTCGAAGCCGGCCAGCTCCGCACCCTGGACGAACTCAACGAGTTCTTCTGGGCCTGGCTCGAGGTGGCCTACCTCAGTCGCCCCCACGGCAGCACCCACCAGACCCCCCGCCAGCGGTTCGAGGCGGACACCGAGCCCTTGCGCCGCATCGACCCTACGGCCCTGCGGGAGGTGTTCCTCTGGGAGGAGCAGCGGGTCGTCGACAAGACCGGATGCTTCTCCCTGCATGGGAACCGCTACGAGGTCGACGCCGCCCTCAGCGGCCACCGGGTGCTCCTGCGCTACGACCCCTACGACCTCAGCCAGATCCAGGTCTGGCACGAGGGAAAGCGTTTCCCGGACGCTGCCCCCCTCCAGCTCCGCCGCACTCACCACCACGCCGTCCCTGCCCCGGCCCAACCCCCGTCCAGCGACGGGATGAACTTCCTCACCCTGGCCCGCAAGCACCACGAGGCCGAGAAGCAGCGCCGCCTGGGTCAGACCTCTTACGCTCGCCTGGTCGGCCACAAGGACGGTGAGCCGTCACGCTGA
- a CDS encoding methyl-accepting chemotaxis protein gives MLALTAANEAARTGERGWGFAVVADEVRRLAERWAASARKIAGLIENRRGVGCHAEGM, from the coding sequence CTGCTGGCACTGACTGCGGCCAACGAGGCGGCCCGGACGGGGGAGCGAGGGTGGGGGTTCGCGGTGGTGGCGGACGAGGTGCGGCGGCTGGCGGAGCGGTGGGCGGCCTCGGCCAGGAAGATCGCGGGCCTGATCGAGAACCGGCGGGGAGTGGGGTGCCACGCGGAAGGCATGTGA
- a CDS encoding DUF7305 domain-containing protein has product MRHTGPESARGSALVWVLVVAAVLSLLAAAVARANVFGLRSATFWQERLQAFYAAESGLNVALYRLWELRETLPAPGSTDCTKSPWFESSPNDFPGKPDTGYRVCVEEGPGGRVLVARGYSGRSTRTVRLTLRRPRSAAEYFPEDRQENGVIDAGDGEWEWPEVALPDLAPPSGTPEEPELAGDPATMPPGTYRYDKLEVEKNATLRIQGPATIYVKEDVRVKDNAVLEVTGSGAVSIYVKGDFDLANRARLVRTQETALYVGKGVKWENNARVEGSGRLLIVLGGDLEVENGVAVNSGASADAMGIYLTTDASHKVKLKNNATFVGGLYAPTAAKVEIENNASLVGATVGETVTLDKNATTAWDPRVQDAPAPEAGGTGGGTWVADWGTWNEE; this is encoded by the coding sequence GTGCGCCATACCGGCCCGGAGTCGGCCCGGGGCAGCGCCCTCGTGTGGGTGCTCGTGGTCGCCGCCGTCTTGAGCCTCCTGGCCGCGGCGGTGGCGCGCGCCAACGTGTTCGGGCTGCGGAGCGCCACGTTCTGGCAGGAGCGGCTCCAGGCGTTCTACGCAGCGGAGTCCGGGCTGAACGTGGCGCTGTACCGGCTCTGGGAACTGCGGGAAACGCTACCGGCACCCGGGAGCACCGACTGCACGAAGTCCCCGTGGTTCGAGAGCAGCCCGAACGACTTCCCGGGCAAGCCGGACACGGGATATCGCGTCTGCGTCGAGGAAGGTCCCGGCGGCCGGGTGCTGGTCGCCCGGGGGTACAGCGGCCGGAGCACCCGCACGGTGCGGTTGACCCTTCGCAGGCCCCGGTCCGCCGCCGAGTACTTCCCGGAGGATCGGCAGGAGAACGGCGTCATCGACGCCGGGGACGGGGAGTGGGAGTGGCCGGAGGTCGCCCTGCCCGACCTCGCCCCGCCGTCCGGTACGCCCGAGGAGCCGGAACTCGCCGGCGACCCGGCGACGATGCCCCCCGGTACGTACCGGTACGACAAGCTGGAAGTGGAGAAGAACGCCACCCTCCGCATCCAGGGCCCGGCCACGATCTACGTGAAAGAGGATGTCCGCGTCAAGGACAACGCGGTCTTGGAGGTCACCGGTTCAGGTGCCGTCAGCATTTACGTGAAAGGAGACTTTGACCTCGCAAACCGCGCCCGACTCGTGCGCACGCAAGAAACCGCTCTGTACGTTGGTAAGGGCGTGAAGTGGGAGAATAACGCCCGTGTCGAAGGCAGCGGGCGGCTGCTGATCGTGCTTGGCGGCGATCTCGAAGTCGAGAACGGGGTGGCGGTGAACTCCGGGGCGAGCGCGGACGCCATGGGCATCTACCTGACGACGGACGCCAGTCACAAGGTGAAACTGAAAAACAACGCCACCTTTGTCGGCGGTCTCTACGCGCCGACCGCAGCGAAAGTAGAGATCGAGAACAACGCCAGCCTGGTCGGTGCGACGGTCGGAGAGACCGTCACCCTGGACAAGAACGCGACCACGGCCTGGGACCCTCGTGTGCAGGACGCCCCCGCCCCCGAGGCCGGCGGGACCGGTGGTGGCACCTGGGTCGCCGACTGGGGAACGTGGAACGAGGAGTGA
- a CDS encoding type IV pilus modification PilV family protein, whose protein sequence is MLAATRRQPVLQNPSGAAYVETLVALTLLSVVLVPLWGSLVSGLRTAGRAEERFAAVNVLRSEAESLKAEVVRRGDLTFLPEGGTTKTVTAEGEEFTVERSVTKPGEFRGRVARVDLTIRSADGHLTGSTTLYLYERGR, encoded by the coding sequence GTGCTTGCGGCGACCCGCCGGCAGCCCGTCCTGCAGAACCCCTCTGGCGCGGCGTACGTGGAAACGCTCGTCGCCCTGACGCTGCTGTCCGTCGTCCTCGTGCCGCTGTGGGGCTCCCTCGTCTCGGGGCTGCGGACGGCGGGGCGAGCAGAGGAGCGGTTCGCCGCGGTGAACGTCCTGCGCTCCGAAGCCGAGTCGCTCAAGGCCGAGGTTGTGCGGCGTGGCGACCTCACCTTCCTGCCGGAGGGCGGGACGACCAAGACGGTGACGGCCGAAGGCGAGGAATTCACGGTGGAACGCTCGGTCACAAAGCCGGGGGAGTTCCGGGGCAGGGTGGCCCGGGTCGACCTCACGATCCGGTCCGCCGACGGGCACCTGACAGGATCCACCACGCTTTACCTGTACGAGCGGGGCCGGTGA
- a CDS encoding PulJ/GspJ family protein, giving the protein MARRLQDPSGIALIEVLVATTLIAILTPVLVRLTLQSYRLHEAATTRVRERERLQEVLDEIVHGFDGDAGRYPGLTGVPCDALTPLPDGFRYVVGPHRVEYRVVDGALQRQVDAGVPNVLMPGVEKVEASCDAERLVTVHATILADSSRVSASTSVVIRVGTNP; this is encoded by the coding sequence ATGGCGAGGCGGCTGCAAGACCCCTCCGGGATCGCCCTCATCGAGGTCCTCGTCGCCACCACGCTCATCGCCATCCTGACGCCGGTGCTCGTCCGCCTCACGCTCCAGTCTTACCGGCTGCACGAGGCGGCGACCACACGGGTCCGCGAGCGCGAGCGCCTCCAGGAGGTGCTCGACGAGATCGTCCACGGCTTCGACGGGGACGCGGGTAGGTACCCCGGGCTCACCGGGGTCCCGTGCGACGCCCTGACCCCGCTCCCGGACGGGTTCCGCTACGTGGTGGGCCCGCACCGCGTGGAGTACCGCGTCGTGGACGGGGCGCTCCAGCGCCAGGTGGACGCCGGGGTCCCGAACGTCCTGATGCCGGGGGTCGAAAAAGTCGAGGCGTCCTGCGATGCAGAACGCCTCGTAACCGTCCACGCAACGATACTTGCAGACAGCAGTCGAGTATCGGCCTCCACGTCGGTTGTGATCCGAGTCGGAACCAACCCCTGA
- a CDS encoding type II secretion system protein — protein MGGWLKGRSRQWRRLAKRWGAQEGFTLIELMVVLAVLAVLGLLAVPKLWGAVRTATQQVAVEQAHQIRSAMEMYKAEEKGYPADSNVENLSELATVLDRWIDIETANTSAKIFAATVSYNRSSNGKSYTLELFIPATEDPTTNPADWRKITITPDGVVGPSALDPNTDPTTINWQ, from the coding sequence ATGGGTGGCTGGCTGAAGGGCAGGTCGCGGCAGTGGAGGCGTCTGGCGAAGCGCTGGGGGGCGCAAGAGGGGTTCACGCTGATCGAACTCATGGTGGTGCTGGCTGTTCTGGCGGTTCTGGGGCTCCTCGCGGTGCCGAAGCTCTGGGGCGCGGTCCGAACGGCCACGCAGCAGGTGGCGGTCGAACAGGCGCACCAGATCCGTTCGGCCATGGAGATGTACAAGGCGGAGGAAAAAGGGTACCCGGCTGATAGCAACGTTGAGAACCTCAGCGAACTCGCGACGGTGCTCGATCGTTGGATCGACATCGAAACGGCGAACACCTCAGCTAAGATCTTTGCAGCTACGGTTTCATATAACCGCTCCAGCAACGGCAAGAGCTACACACTTGAACTGTTCATCCCCGCCACTGAGGATCCCACTACCAATCCGGCCGACTGGCGGAAGATCACCATCACTCCGGACGGGGTGGTCGGGCCTAGCGCGCTCGATCCGAACACGGACCCGACAACCATCAACTGGCAGTAA
- a CDS encoding type II secretion system F family protein produces MALYRYRARTPAGAVTRGTAEGPDEQSVVRRLREQGLYVVDLVRVSRGEDRGGNGALAAGLRRATPAGAASEPAPVQEPPARAPLWRQPVRLRPPRPLPLAVLAAFCRQAATALGAGVPVVTAIRLLAQQAEHRGLRGALEAVVQSVEQGSTLAEAFARQGPLFPALVVNMVEAGEMAGILDVTLSRLAEHLEKEDALNQKVRSATTYPKIVVGTGLALVVLLTTVVLPQFAAMFREMDTPLPLPTRILLGLSAGLRQYGYLVLGGLVAAYAALRAYGQTPAGRLRLHRLVLRTPIAGRLALLRGIARFSRTLGSLVGAGVPILTALDLVVRTVGNAALEEDVAAAREHVRLGGRLSTSLRQSRWFPPVVVQMVEVGEETGALDRMLDKVADFYERELDRLAERLTAALEPAIIIGLGGIVAVILLSVYLPMFEAFTKPPRLR; encoded by the coding sequence TTGGCGCTCTACCGCTACCGCGCCCGGACACCGGCGGGCGCGGTGACGCGGGGCACCGCCGAAGGGCCGGACGAGCAGAGCGTCGTCCGGCGCCTGCGGGAACAGGGCCTGTACGTGGTCGACCTGGTGCGCGTTTCCCGCGGCGAGGATCGGGGCGGCAACGGGGCCCTCGCCGCGGGCCTGAGGCGCGCCACCCCAGCGGGCGCGGCGTCGGAGCCGGCCCCGGTGCAGGAACCGCCGGCCCGTGCGCCGCTCTGGCGGCAGCCGGTCCGCCTCCGTCCTCCCCGGCCCCTCCCGCTCGCCGTGCTGGCCGCCTTCTGCCGGCAGGCCGCCACCGCCCTGGGCGCCGGCGTGCCGGTGGTGACCGCCATCCGGCTCCTGGCGCAACAGGCGGAGCACCGGGGCCTGCGAGGCGCCCTGGAGGCCGTCGTGCAGTCGGTCGAACAGGGTAGCACCCTGGCGGAGGCATTCGCCCGGCAGGGGCCTCTCTTTCCCGCCCTCGTGGTGAATATGGTAGAGGCGGGGGAGATGGCCGGCATCCTCGACGTCACGCTGAGCCGCCTGGCCGAGCATCTCGAGAAGGAGGACGCCCTGAACCAGAAGGTCCGGTCGGCCACGACGTACCCCAAGATCGTCGTGGGTACCGGCCTGGCGCTCGTCGTTCTCCTCACCACGGTGGTGCTTCCCCAGTTCGCGGCGATGTTCCGGGAGATGGACACCCCGCTCCCCTTGCCCACCCGGATTCTCCTGGGTCTGAGCGCCGGGTTGCGGCAGTACGGGTACCTCGTGCTGGGGGGTCTCGTGGCCGCCTACGCCGCACTGCGCGCGTACGGTCAGACCCCTGCCGGCCGGCTCCGGCTGCACCGGCTGGTCCTCCGCACCCCGATCGCCGGTCGCCTCGCCCTCCTGCGCGGCATCGCGCGCTTCAGCCGGACGCTCGGCAGCCTGGTCGGGGCCGGCGTGCCGATCCTGACCGCCCTGGACCTCGTGGTGCGGACGGTCGGGAACGCCGCGCTGGAGGAGGACGTCGCTGCCGCGCGCGAGCACGTCCGCCTGGGGGGCCGCCTCAGTACATCCCTGCGGCAGAGCCGCTGGTTCCCGCCGGTGGTGGTCCAGATGGTGGAGGTGGGCGAGGAGACCGGCGCCCTCGACCGGATGCTCGATAAAGTAGCGGACTTTTACGAACGTGAACTCGACCGCCTCGCCGAACGGCTCACCGCCGCGCTCGAGCCGGCGATCATCATCGGGCTCGGGGGGATCGTGGCGGTCATCCTGCTCTCGGTGTACCTGCCGATGTTCGAGGCGTTCACGAAGCCGCCCCGGTTACGGTGA
- a CDS encoding GspE/PulE family protein, protein MARRLGEILVEARLLTAEQLEKALQEQRRSGRRLGQVLVDMGLATEEDIALTLARQLGYEYVPADLIQVDPGAARLLPEATARLLGALPLSATDRQVRVAMVDPLNVFALDEIAGLTGREAVPVVVTPKGLERALRRAYGVAGQISRAGGGEAMAAGGATGEAHPSPGARGAAEGRAVTESRAVVDFLEQLIAEALDQGASDIHLEPQADRVRIRFRVDGLLRDVMEQPLSLLAPLVSRVKVMADLDIAERRVPQDGRFDLRTGGREVDVRVSTLPTIAGERVVMRLLDKSRAITHLEQLGMLPDTLEQYRRLLQTPYGMILVTGPTGSGKTTTLMATLRHLNRPHRNILTIEDPVEYHIPGISQVQINPKAGLTFASGLRSFLRQDPDVIMVGEIRDLETAEIAIRAALTGHLVFSTLHTNDAPSATTRLLDMGVESYLVASSVLAVVAQRLGRRICERCREPVDLPADAPERALFALPPGPVRVYRGRGCAACHETGYRGRVALFELFTMTGDLRALVTEKAPAGVIRERARAQGMRTLLEDGVAKALAGITTLEEVQRVAYSEA, encoded by the coding sequence GTGGCCAGACGTCTGGGGGAGATCCTCGTCGAGGCCCGTCTCCTGACTGCCGAGCAGCTCGAGAAGGCCCTGCAGGAGCAGCGGCGTTCCGGACGCCGCCTCGGCCAGGTGCTGGTCGACATGGGGCTGGCGACCGAGGAGGACATCGCACTGACCCTCGCCCGCCAGCTGGGGTACGAGTACGTTCCGGCGGACCTCATCCAGGTCGACCCCGGCGCCGCCCGGCTGCTGCCCGAGGCCACGGCGCGGCTCCTCGGAGCATTGCCCCTCTCGGCCACGGACCGGCAGGTCCGGGTGGCGATGGTGGACCCCCTCAACGTCTTCGCGCTGGACGAGATCGCCGGGCTCACCGGCCGCGAGGCCGTCCCGGTGGTGGTGACCCCGAAGGGTCTCGAGCGGGCGCTCCGGCGCGCCTACGGGGTGGCCGGCCAGATCTCGCGAGCGGGCGGCGGCGAAGCGATGGCCGCCGGGGGTGCGACGGGGGAGGCGCACCCGTCCCCCGGGGCTCGCGGCGCAGCGGAGGGGCGGGCCGTCACGGAGAGCCGGGCGGTGGTCGACTTCCTCGAGCAGCTCATCGCCGAGGCCCTCGACCAGGGGGCGAGCGACATCCACCTGGAGCCCCAGGCAGACCGGGTGCGCATCCGGTTCCGGGTCGACGGCCTCCTCCGCGACGTGATGGAGCAGCCGCTGTCCCTCCTGGCCCCCCTCGTGTCCCGGGTGAAGGTGATGGCGGACCTGGACATCGCCGAGCGCCGGGTGCCGCAGGACGGCCGCTTCGACCTGCGGACGGGGGGGAGGGAGGTCGACGTCCGCGTCTCCACCCTGCCGACCATCGCCGGGGAGCGGGTCGTGATGCGGCTCCTCGACAAGAGCCGGGCCATCACCCATCTGGAGCAGCTCGGCATGCTGCCGGACACCCTCGAGCAGTACCGGCGGCTCCTTCAGACCCCGTATGGCATGATCCTGGTGACCGGTCCCACGGGAAGCGGCAAGACGACCACGCTCATGGCCACCCTGCGCCACCTGAACCGGCCGCACCGCAACATCCTCACCATCGAGGACCCCGTGGAGTACCACATCCCGGGCATCAGCCAGGTCCAGATCAATCCGAAGGCCGGGCTCACGTTCGCCAGCGGGTTGCGCTCGTTCCTGCGGCAGGACCCCGACGTGATCATGGTGGGCGAGATCCGGGACCTCGAGACCGCGGAGATCGCCATCCGGGCGGCCCTGACCGGCCACCTGGTGTTCAGCACCCTGCACACCAACGATGCCCCGAGCGCGACCACCCGCCTGCTCGACATGGGGGTCGAGTCCTACCTCGTCGCCTCGTCGGTCCTGGCGGTGGTGGCGCAGCGCCTCGGGCGCCGGATCTGCGAGCGGTGCCGGGAGCCCGTCGACCTGCCGGCGGACGCCCCCGAGCGCGCGCTGTTCGCGCTGCCGCCGGGGCCGGTGCGGGTCTACCGCGGCCGGGGCTGCGCCGCCTGCCACGAGACGGGGTACCGGGGCCGCGTGGCCCTGTTCGAGCTCTTCACGATGACCGGCGACCTGCGGGCGCTGGTGACCGAGAAGGCACCGGCCGGCGTGATCCGGGAGAGGGCCCGTGCACAGGGCATGCGCACGCTCCTGGAGGATGGCGTGGCCAAGGCCCTGGCGGGCATCACGACCCTGGAGGAGGTCCAGCGGGTGGCGTACTCGGAGGCATAG
- the gspM gene encoding type II secretion system protein GspM: MSVWWQSLSRRERFLLALLGVLLAAAAAWRAAVEPAVTRIQRLRRDLAAAEAALKEHRSAQAALDSYRARLAELQQAAVAAAHQVPRDLEPAAVGVFLEQAARQAGARLVAIDLGPGPASGEAGNGETGNGEAGRGGRDRQQGAREDSRFRSWLVKIEVAGTYEQVLDFVRVLERWERLWRLERLELTPSSAGARNSQGASAPGEEGGAAFLRGPAPPAAGAGPARAVLELVLFTDAEAPSLGERHLEELGVVPQETVEAAP; encoded by the coding sequence ATGAGCGTGTGGTGGCAGAGCCTGTCGCGACGCGAACGGTTCCTCCTCGCCCTCCTCGGGGTGCTCCTGGCTGCGGCGGCCGCCTGGCGGGCCGCGGTGGAGCCGGCCGTCACCCGGATCCAGCGCCTGCGGCGGGACCTGGCCGCGGCCGAGGCGGCACTGAAGGAGCACCGCAGTGCCCAGGCCGCCCTCGATTCGTACCGGGCCCGCCTCGCCGAACTCCAGCAGGCAGCGGTCGCGGCCGCCCACCAGGTCCCCCGTGACCTCGAGCCCGCCGCCGTCGGCGTGTTCCTGGAACAGGCTGCCCGTCAGGCGGGGGCGCGCCTCGTGGCCATCGACCTGGGGCCGGGACCGGCAAGCGGGGAGGCCGGGAACGGGGAGACCGGGAACGGGGAGGCCGGGCGCGGCGGCCGCGACCGGCAGCAGGGCGCCCGTGAGGACAGCCGCTTCCGGTCCTGGCTGGTGAAGATCGAGGTGGCCGGGACCTACGAGCAGGTGCTCGACTTCGTCCGGGTCCTGGAGCGATGGGAGCGGCTGTGGCGCCTGGAGCGGCTCGAGCTCACGCCCTCGAGCGCTGGCGCCCGGAACTCCCAGGGGGCCTCCGCACCGGGGGAAGAGGGCGGGGCCGCCTTCTTGCGGGGGCCGGCTCCCCCGGCCGCCGGTGCGGGCCCGGCCCGGGCCGTGCTGGAGCTGGTCCTCTTCACCGACGCCGAGGCCCCATCCCTTGGGGAGCGGCACCTCGAGGAGCTGGGCGTGGTCCCGCAGGAAACGGTCGAGGCGGCGCCGTAG